TCTGATTCTTTGCGCATCATGTGGTTTAGATGGAATACATGAAGCTTCAATCCCAGTTCATCACAGAGAGCAGATAGTATGTGGAGCAAGGCAACGGAGTCCGGTCCTCCGGAGACAGCCACCAGAAC
This portion of the Actinomycetota bacterium genome encodes:
- a CDS encoding ATP-binding protein — its product is MKTLSDERHPLERKVLATIEKYNMLKSGDKVLVAVSGGPDSVALLHILSALCDELGLKLHVFHLNHMMRKES